One genomic region from Bacillus sp. SLBN-46 encodes:
- a CDS encoding zinc metallopeptidase, producing the protein MLYLVYFAVIILIPLWAQFKVKNTFSKYSRVPSSTYVRGAEVARQILNSNGLFNVAVEEGRGFLSDHYDPRTKTVRLSPENYHGHSIAAAAVAAHECGHAIQDSEGYAFLRFRHALVPVANIGSNFSWILIMIGIFAHLSGMLLLGIIFMAVAVLFQVITLPVEFNASNRAMDQVVSLGLVGNGEEREAKKVLNAAALTYVAAAAVAVLELLRLVLIFTGMNRSDD; encoded by the coding sequence ATGTTATACCTTGTTTACTTTGCAGTGATTATTCTTATTCCACTCTGGGCCCAATTTAAAGTTAAAAATACCTTTTCAAAATATTCTCGAGTGCCCTCTTCAACCTATGTTAGAGGGGCCGAAGTTGCCAGGCAAATATTAAATTCTAATGGTCTCTTCAATGTAGCAGTTGAAGAGGGCAGAGGCTTTTTAAGCGATCACTATGACCCAAGGACGAAGACAGTGCGTCTATCGCCTGAAAATTATCATGGTCACTCCATTGCGGCAGCTGCAGTGGCCGCACACGAATGCGGACACGCCATCCAAGACTCTGAGGGTTATGCCTTCCTACGCTTTCGACATGCGTTAGTCCCGGTTGCCAATATAGGATCAAATTTTTCTTGGATTCTAATTATGATAGGAATATTTGCCCACCTGAGTGGTATGCTTTTACTTGGAATTATTTTTATGGCAGTAGCCGTTCTTTTTCAAGTTATCACCCTACCTGTTGAATTTAATGCTTCGAACAGGGCGATGGATCAAGTAGTTTCTTTAGGCTTAGTAGGGAATGGCGAAGAAAGGGAAGCAAAAAAAGTTTTAAATGCAGCAGCTTTAACTTATGTAGCTGCAGCTGCTGTTGCTGTACTTGAATTATTAAGACTGGTACTTATCTTCACGGGTATGAATAGAAGTGATGATTAA